The following coding sequences lie in one Apium graveolens cultivar Ventura chromosome 3, ASM990537v1, whole genome shotgun sequence genomic window:
- the LOC141713871 gene encoding NAC domain-containing protein JA2-like translates to MDREECDICQGLKVGFRFAPSPHEVLLQYLIPMIQKQPLPCDRIIKQADVYGASTQCEVFRDDHLFWQSASSGKKKTIYVFTKLSKNGKRVSRRAGRGTWVGQSNKKIKDKKSNEVLGSRGAFTYKIDKKVSSDGESDDKWCMYEYTLDDKFSKKLGLPESVQNYVICEIIKRGDDNASEYSVNLLESSNQYDTDSSVLMLQMQQEIS, encoded by the coding sequence ATGGACAGAGAGGAATGTGACATTTGCCAAGGACTAAAGGTAGGGTTTCGCTTTGCGCCTTCACCACACGAAGTCTTGCTCCAATATCTCATCCCTATGATCCAAAAACAACCACTCCCCTGCGATCGTATCATCAAACAAGCTGATGTTTACGGAGCCTCAACGCAATGCGAAGTTTTCAGAGACGATCATCTCTTCTGGCAGTCAGCATCATCCGGCAAGAAGAAGACTATTTACGTGTTCACTAAGTTATCCAAGAACGGTAAGCGTGTTTCGAGGAGAGCTGGTCGTGGCACTTGGGTTGGTCAGAGTAATAAAAAGATTAAGGACAAGAAGAGTAATGAGGTTCTTGGAAGCAGAGGAGCTTTTACGTACAAAATCGATAAGAAGGTGAGTAGTGATGGTGAGAGTGATGATAAGTGGTGCATGTATGAGTATACTCTGGATGATAAATTTTCGAAAAAACTTGGTTTACCCGAATCAGTTCAAAACTATGTGATATGCGAGATTATTAAGCGAGGTGATGATAATGCCAGCGAGTACTCTGTTAATCTACTGGAATCATCTAATCAATATGATACTGATTCTTCAGTGCTTATGTTACAAATGCAACAAGAAATAAGCTAG